In one window of Allorhodopirellula heiligendammensis DNA:
- a CDS encoding TlpA disulfide reductase family protein, with translation MTRRYFRFAATLACTVAATGFLLASRPASAEVTLHIGDKAPALDIEHYVHDPKDGLGKVTDFEKDKIYVVEFWATWCGPCIASMPHLAELQNQYRGEGVQIISISDEDVETVDELMAKDYPEKDQTFGELTSAYTITTDPDASVSTDYMLAAGQNGIPCAFLVGKTGLVEWIGHPMEMDEPLAEVVAGTWDREAYKEQMKQEQQMLAAMQKINQLARAGKFDDAIKVVDKVLEEIKGDSPKSEMIREQLTNFRYNLRLDAGDMSDEVISFFRKQIADAKGDARAVTQFGFGLMSSMQQGTDPGPLAAETIAALEADVDKADDQIKPLMYLCIAQISASMSDFDKAIAAQTQAIELSEGTQKERMQQMLDEIKEMANEPADEDAKADDAKAAK, from the coding sequence ATGACCCGCCGATATTTTCGTTTCGCCGCTACGCTTGCCTGCACCGTCGCCGCGACGGGATTTCTCCTCGCCTCCCGACCCGCTTCGGCCGAAGTGACTCTGCACATCGGTGACAAGGCACCTGCATTGGACATCGAACACTATGTCCATGACCCCAAGGACGGTCTTGGGAAAGTCACGGATTTTGAAAAAGACAAAATCTACGTCGTTGAATTCTGGGCAACGTGGTGTGGCCCCTGCATTGCCAGCATGCCGCACTTGGCTGAACTGCAGAACCAATACCGGGGTGAAGGCGTGCAGATCATTAGCATCTCGGACGAAGACGTCGAGACGGTCGACGAACTGATGGCGAAGGACTATCCCGAGAAAGATCAAACGTTCGGTGAACTGACCAGCGCCTACACAATCACGACCGATCCCGATGCATCGGTCAGCACCGACTACATGTTGGCTGCCGGACAAAACGGCATTCCATGTGCATTCCTCGTGGGCAAAACGGGCTTGGTTGAGTGGATTGGTCACCCGATGGAAATGGACGAACCACTCGCCGAGGTTGTTGCGGGTACGTGGGATCGAGAAGCCTACAAGGAGCAGATGAAGCAGGAGCAGCAAATGCTCGCAGCAATGCAGAAAATCAATCAGCTCGCCCGGGCAGGCAAGTTTGACGACGCCATCAAGGTCGTCGACAAGGTGCTCGAAGAAATCAAGGGTGACAGCCCCAAATCGGAAATGATTCGCGAGCAACTCACCAATTTCCGCTACAACCTCCGTTTGGATGCTGGTGACATGTCCGATGAAGTGATTAGCTTCTTCCGCAAGCAAATCGCTGATGCCAAGGGCGACGCCCGCGCGGTCACCCAGTTCGGGTTCGGTCTGATGTCCTCCATGCAACAGGGTACTGATCCCGGCCCACTCGCTGCGGAAACGATCGCAGCGTTGGAAGCGGACGTTGACAAAGCCGACGATCAAATCAAACCTCTGATGTATCTGTGCATCGCTCAGATCAGTGCCTCAATGTCTGACTTCGACAAAGCCATCGCGGCTCAAACTCAAGCAATCGAGTTATCTGAAGGCACACAGAAAGAACGCATGCAACAGATGCTTGATGAAATCAAGGAAATGGCGAACGAACCAGCCGACGAGGACGCGAAAGCTGACGACGCCAAGGCCGCGAAATAG
- a CDS encoding FecR domain-containing protein, whose amino-acid sequence MTESRFDDLMNCYLDGTATADELSELHKVVHASESWKQQFQAATRLHVLLRETLVEQVELQSIQGTITQPGFGKSRSWMYAMIAIAGVLLITSTIGYQRFFRPGDAGLEMAVCMSVSGSGETSIERGAKRFQAVPNFSLRAGDHVVCDADAQAMVRLADGSILSMEPGARLTLVADSAEVTLQQGEAFFEIAPRRQGMPAFQVRTGHSTVAVMGTIFSLVANDQTELKVYEGSVTLTRNSDRATVEVRSQEMASTGMASFAAEKLSQPPMEVLQLLPTDDVTLDRGEPERNQRLKVEGERRRAYLRFDIPERTGVRSARLRLTQSIDSGTGTLRYFLGDHADWSEDSLAATAAPSLWIQVAERTGVVQRGQVIEVDVSNAVQRPGPITIIVTLDTTDEDDIWFGSRESDTPPQLILSYPPSGVDGSQFPDTNSSQRSGDSEHHGAVRMLKSVAPAANATNHPPVVATQLPRFAQAGQL is encoded by the coding sequence ATGACTGAGAGTCGCTTTGACGATTTGATGAACTGCTATCTCGATGGAACGGCCACCGCAGACGAGCTGAGTGAACTGCACAAGGTGGTGCATGCGTCGGAGTCGTGGAAGCAGCAATTTCAAGCGGCGACGCGCTTACACGTTCTGCTGCGCGAGACGCTTGTCGAGCAGGTGGAACTCCAATCGATTCAGGGGACGATCACCCAGCCGGGCTTTGGAAAATCACGGAGCTGGATGTACGCGATGATCGCCATCGCGGGGGTTCTCTTGATCACGTCCACCATCGGCTACCAGAGGTTTTTTCGCCCCGGTGATGCTGGCCTGGAGATGGCGGTCTGTATGAGCGTATCGGGTAGCGGCGAGACATCGATCGAAAGAGGTGCAAAGCGTTTTCAGGCAGTACCGAACTTCTCGCTCCGGGCGGGAGACCATGTCGTTTGCGATGCGGATGCGCAAGCGATGGTGCGTCTGGCGGACGGATCGATTTTATCAATGGAACCCGGCGCAAGGCTAACACTGGTCGCAGACTCGGCCGAAGTCACTCTCCAGCAGGGCGAGGCCTTTTTCGAGATCGCGCCACGTCGACAGGGAATGCCCGCCTTTCAGGTCCGTACGGGGCACTCCACCGTGGCTGTGATGGGTACGATTTTCTCACTCGTGGCGAACGACCAGACCGAGCTTAAAGTCTACGAAGGCAGCGTGACGCTGACCCGAAACAGTGACCGCGCCACGGTGGAGGTTCGCTCTCAGGAAATGGCGTCGACCGGGATGGCGAGTTTCGCGGCAGAGAAACTGTCGCAGCCACCGATGGAAGTTCTACAGCTACTCCCAACCGACGACGTGACGCTGGATCGGGGCGAGCCAGAGCGCAATCAGCGACTGAAGGTGGAGGGTGAGCGGCGCCGTGCCTACCTGCGGTTTGATATCCCAGAACGAACGGGAGTCCGCTCAGCTCGGCTACGGCTAACCCAGAGCATCGACTCCGGTACCGGGACGCTCCGGTACTTTTTAGGCGACCACGCTGATTGGAGTGAAGATAGCTTGGCCGCTACGGCAGCACCGAGTTTATGGATCCAGGTCGCAGAACGCACTGGGGTGGTTCAGCGAGGTCAGGTCATCGAAGTCGACGTTTCCAATGCGGTACAGCGTCCCGGGCCAATAACGATCATCGTGACGTTAGACACAACGGACGAAGATGACATCTGGTTTGGTTCGAGGGAAAGTGACACGCCTCCGCAGCTGATCCTGAGCTATCCGCCAAGCGGCGTGGACGGCTCACAATTCCCAGATACAAATTCGTCCCAGCGATCTGGCGATTCCGAGCATCATGGTGCCGTGAGGATGTTGAAGTCGGTCGCGCCTGCCGCCAATGCAACCAATCATCCGCCCGTCGTAGCGACGCAGCTTCCCAGGTTCGCTCAGGCTGGTCAACTTTAA
- the rsmA gene encoding 16S rRNA (adenine(1518)-N(6)/adenine(1519)-N(6))-dimethyltransferase RsmA translates to MNAPDDVPPTDDPADVPGSPRADESSAESIEPIRLDRDRSRHRRPASITRPTSSTASEPLKSKSKQPASKRSVVDDAPVDTSHAAYIRAKRAQQGPRQTVSYLSERLASAGLRPVSKYGQNFLVDLNLVELIARSAELTKRDLVLEIGTGVGSLTAIMAEQAGAILTVEIDKNLHQLAGEELADYPHVKLIQGDALRNKNSLRSDIMESVRDAKARLPEGGRFMLVANLPYNVATPIISNLLHETPPPDRIVVTIQKELAERMIASPGTKDYGALSVWVQSICHAEIVRVLSPGVFWPRPKVESAIIRLDLDHARREAIPDLVYFHQTVRSLFFHRRKFLRSVVISAFKGRLDKSAVDEVLASLGHGENARAEELDLQQIETLVETLRQAEMAAEG, encoded by the coding sequence ATGAACGCTCCTGACGACGTGCCCCCCACTGACGATCCCGCCGATGTGCCCGGTAGCCCCCGGGCCGATGAATCCTCTGCCGAATCGATTGAGCCGATCCGGCTCGATCGCGACCGCAGTCGGCATCGGCGTCCCGCTTCGATCACCCGACCGACATCGTCCACCGCTTCGGAACCACTCAAATCGAAATCGAAGCAACCGGCGTCCAAACGCTCGGTGGTGGACGATGCGCCGGTCGACACCTCGCATGCCGCCTACATCCGGGCCAAACGGGCCCAGCAGGGACCGCGGCAAACGGTCAGCTATCTCTCCGAACGATTAGCTTCGGCCGGGCTGCGTCCGGTTTCCAAGTACGGTCAAAATTTCCTCGTCGACCTCAACTTGGTGGAGCTGATCGCCCGCTCTGCAGAGTTGACGAAACGCGATCTGGTGCTGGAAATCGGGACCGGTGTCGGTTCGCTCACAGCGATCATGGCGGAGCAAGCCGGCGCAATTCTGACGGTGGAAATCGACAAAAACCTACACCAACTCGCTGGCGAGGAATTGGCTGACTACCCCCACGTCAAGCTCATCCAGGGTGACGCTCTACGGAACAAGAATTCCCTCCGCAGCGATATCATGGAGAGTGTTCGCGATGCCAAGGCACGATTACCCGAGGGCGGCCGCTTCATGCTCGTTGCCAACTTGCCATACAACGTCGCGACGCCAATCATCAGCAACCTGCTACACGAAACGCCGCCGCCTGATCGCATTGTCGTAACGATCCAGAAGGAACTCGCCGAGCGGATGATCGCCTCTCCCGGTACGAAGGATTACGGTGCGCTGAGCGTATGGGTGCAGTCGATCTGCCACGCTGAGATCGTGCGAGTGTTGTCCCCGGGCGTGTTTTGGCCGCGGCCCAAAGTCGAATCGGCCATCATCCGGCTCGACCTCGATCATGCCCGACGCGAAGCGATCCCCGACCTGGTGTACTTCCATCAGACGGTGCGGTCGCTGTTCTTTCATCGCCGCAAGTTTCTTCGCAGTGTGGTCATCAGTGCTTTTAAGGGACGGTTAGACAAATCTGCCGTTGATGAGGTGCTCGCCTCACTGGGACACGGTGAAAACGCTCGCGCTGAGGAACTTGATCTGCAGCAGATTGAAACGCTCGTCGAAACGCTGCGGCAAGCCGAGATGGCGGCGGAGGGATGA
- a CDS encoding arylsulfatase, with the protein MQRMIFKMIQLLGQPTYEPVGATSRRFFRLPLLHLTMRLALSAAFVLLASLFRTAPLRADENDRPNVVVILADDQGWGDLSLHGNPNLSTPHIDSLARDGAHLENFYVCAVCSPTRAEFLTGRYHTRMGVYSTSAGGERFDAGEQTIAELFQRAGYATAAYGKWHSGMQWPYHPNARGFDDFYGFCSGHWGNYFDPMLEHNGQIVQGQGFLPDDLTNHTLDFISDHSGKPFFVYLALNTPHSPMQVPQEYWDRFSDKEIVPDPAAENAKKQDTPHTRAALAMCENIDDNVGRLLNHLQSTGIADNTLVVYFSDNGPNGSRFNGGMRGRKGATFEGGLRSPCLIRYPRRIAPETTVKSIGGAIDVLPTLCEFAGIDWESQQLPDRPVDGLSLVRQLTGQLPSGSSGERMLFSTWHQRPTVRTQRYRYHDNGGLFDIVNDRGENNDISGAEPATANQLAEKLRDWKSTWADAENQQFRPFPLGHPEATWTQLPARDAEFSGTIQRSNRYPNCTYLRNWIDTDSEITWDVDVLSPGRYEVQLYYACPQADIGSSVELSLGTETLNATISRPVESPLLGAADDRVARQEGYVRNWQPMTLGMMELTPGREKLRLKATEVAGSQVAEMRLIMFRRLP; encoded by the coding sequence ATGCAAAGAATGATATTCAAGATGATTCAGCTGCTTGGTCAGCCCACCTACGAACCGGTTGGTGCTACGTCCCGCAGGTTTTTTCGGCTTCCGTTGCTGCACCTAACGATGCGTTTGGCACTATCTGCTGCGTTCGTCTTGCTGGCATCGCTGTTTCGTACCGCCCCACTTCGAGCTGATGAAAATGATCGACCCAACGTTGTGGTGATACTTGCCGACGATCAGGGGTGGGGAGATTTGAGCCTGCATGGTAACCCCAATCTATCGACGCCCCACATTGATTCGTTGGCTCGCGATGGAGCGCACCTCGAAAACTTCTATGTATGCGCTGTCTGTTCGCCCACACGAGCGGAGTTTCTGACAGGACGCTATCACACGCGGATGGGGGTCTACAGCACGTCGGCGGGCGGAGAACGCTTTGACGCGGGCGAGCAGACGATCGCCGAACTGTTTCAGCGGGCGGGCTACGCCACTGCGGCTTACGGCAAGTGGCACAGCGGAATGCAGTGGCCCTATCATCCCAACGCGCGAGGATTTGACGATTTCTACGGATTTTGTAGCGGGCACTGGGGCAACTATTTCGATCCGATGTTAGAACATAATGGTCAGATCGTCCAAGGACAGGGGTTCCTGCCTGATGACTTGACCAATCATACGTTGGACTTCATTAGCGACCACAGCGGCAAGCCGTTTTTCGTGTATCTAGCTCTGAATACGCCGCATTCGCCGATGCAGGTCCCACAAGAGTATTGGGATCGCTTTTCGGATAAGGAGATCGTTCCGGACCCGGCTGCCGAAAACGCCAAAAAGCAGGATACACCCCACACGCGCGCCGCCCTGGCGATGTGCGAAAACATCGACGACAACGTCGGCCGCTTGTTAAATCACCTGCAATCCACCGGAATCGCGGATAACACCCTGGTAGTTTATTTCAGTGACAACGGCCCGAATGGCTCTCGGTTCAATGGGGGCATGCGTGGCCGCAAGGGGGCCACATTCGAAGGTGGATTGCGGTCTCCCTGTCTGATCCGGTACCCGCGTCGTATCGCGCCGGAGACGACGGTGAAGTCCATTGGCGGTGCGATTGACGTACTCCCCACGCTCTGTGAATTTGCGGGCATCGATTGGGAGTCACAGCAGTTGCCCGATCGTCCGGTCGATGGCCTGTCCCTCGTGAGACAGCTGACAGGACAACTGCCATCGGGCTCCAGCGGAGAACGAATGCTGTTCAGTACTTGGCACCAACGTCCTACCGTTCGAACCCAGCGTTATCGATACCACGACAACGGTGGTCTCTTCGATATCGTGAACGATCGCGGAGAAAATAACGACATCAGCGGAGCCGAGCCCGCGACTGCCAATCAACTTGCCGAGAAATTGCGGGATTGGAAGTCAACCTGGGCAGATGCGGAGAATCAGCAATTTCGTCCGTTCCCGCTCGGACATCCAGAGGCAACCTGGACCCAACTGCCCGCTCGAGATGCTGAATTCAGCGGCACCATCCAACGTAGCAATCGATACCCCAATTGCACCTATTTGAGGAACTGGATTGATACCGATAGCGAGATCACGTGGGACGTCGACGTGCTCAGCCCAGGACGCTACGAGGTACAGCTCTATTACGCGTGCCCGCAGGCCGATATCGGATCGAGCGTTGAACTGTCTTTGGGAACCGAAACGCTCAATGCTACGATCAGTCGCCCGGTGGAGAGCCCGCTGTTGGGCGCAGCGGATGATCGCGTTGCCCGGCAAGAAGGCTACGTCCGAAACTGGCAGCCGATGACCCTGGGCATGATGGAACTGACGCCGGGGCGGGAAAAATTGCGGTTGAAGGCAACCGAGGTCGCTGGTTCTCAGGTCGCCGAAATGCGTTTAATAATGTTTCGTCGCTTACCTTAA
- the eno gene encoding phosphopyruvate hydratase has protein sequence MTLIESIHARQILDSRGNPTIECEVTLMDGAAGRAAVPSGASTGIHEAWELRDGDKSVFMGKGVTKAVENVNGKIADALEGMDATDQAAVDQAMIDLDGTPNKKNLGANAILGVSLATAHAAAASTNQPLFRYLGGCGARMLPAPMMNIINGGEHADNNVDVQEFMVMPLGFERFSDALRAGTEIFHNLKKVLADKGYNTAVGDEGGFAPDLKSNQEALDVIMTAIDKAGYKAGEQVWIALDAASTEFYDSKTEKYTIDGKELSGDEMVDFFADWCNKYPICSIEDGCSEDDWDTWKKLTLKLGDKVQLVGDDLFVTNVERLQRGIDEGIGNSILIKVNQIGTMTETIDAIQLAHRNGYTSISSHRSGETEDSTIADLAVALSTGQIKTGSASRSDRMAKYNQLLRIEELLGDAAQYGGPIFAAKCKA, from the coding sequence ATGACACTGATTGAATCCATTCATGCCCGCCAAATCCTCGACAGCCGCGGCAACCCCACTATCGAGTGCGAAGTCACCCTGATGGACGGTGCGGCCGGCCGCGCTGCTGTCCCAAGTGGTGCCAGTACGGGCATTCACGAAGCCTGGGAACTGCGTGACGGCGATAAGTCCGTCTTCATGGGCAAGGGCGTCACCAAAGCAGTCGAGAATGTCAACGGCAAGATCGCCGATGCGCTCGAAGGCATGGACGCGACTGACCAAGCCGCCGTTGACCAAGCCATGATCGACTTGGACGGAACTCCCAACAAGAAAAATCTAGGTGCCAATGCGATTCTGGGCGTCTCTCTGGCGACGGCCCATGCGGCAGCTGCGTCGACGAACCAGCCTCTCTTTCGCTACCTCGGTGGCTGTGGTGCCCGCATGTTGCCCGCTCCCATGATGAACATCATCAATGGCGGTGAGCATGCTGATAACAACGTCGACGTGCAAGAATTCATGGTCATGCCGCTCGGCTTTGAACGGTTCAGCGACGCGTTGCGGGCCGGTACCGAAATTTTCCACAACCTCAAAAAGGTGCTCGCGGACAAGGGCTACAACACCGCTGTGGGCGACGAAGGTGGATTCGCACCCGACTTGAAGAGCAACCAAGAAGCTCTCGACGTGATCATGACGGCTATCGACAAAGCCGGTTACAAGGCAGGCGAACAGGTCTGGATCGCCCTGGACGCGGCCTCCACCGAGTTCTACGACAGCAAGACTGAGAAATACACGATCGACGGCAAGGAATTGTCTGGTGACGAAATGGTCGATTTCTTTGCCGATTGGTGCAACAAGTATCCCATCTGCAGTATCGAAGACGGCTGCAGCGAAGATGACTGGGACACCTGGAAGAAACTCACTCTCAAACTTGGTGACAAGGTGCAACTCGTCGGCGATGACTTGTTTGTTACGAACGTTGAGCGTCTGCAGCGAGGTATCGACGAAGGCATCGGGAACAGCATTCTGATCAAGGTGAATCAGATCGGCACGATGACCGAGACCATCGACGCAATCCAATTGGCGCACCGCAATGGTTACACCTCGATCTCCAGTCACCGCAGTGGCGAGACGGAAGACAGCACCATCGCCGATTTGGCTGTGGCGTTGTCGACGGGACAAATCAAGACGGGTTCGGCGAGCCGTTCGGACCGCATGGCCAAGTACAACCAACTGTTGCGAATCGAAGAATTGCTCGGCGACGCAGCCCAGTACGGCGGACCAATCTTCGCTGCCAAGTGCAAAGCGTAG
- a CDS encoding riboflavin synthase produces the protein MFTGLIETLADVVAIDDQPPGKRITVAAPAFCSDDGTPGASIGDSIAINGCCLTVVEIEAERFSFEAGEETLQRTNLGQLHPGESRVNLERALAVGDRLGGHYVTGHVDAIGKLTQRTDDPPWSHLKFSIPGQYIHQIVAKGSITVDGISLTVVDVGDADDAYFTVALIPHTLAATTLGHCIVGDTVNLETDILAKYVQRSLQQRGN, from the coding sequence ATGTTCACCGGACTGATCGAAACCCTCGCCGACGTAGTCGCGATCGACGACCAACCTCCCGGGAAACGGATCACCGTGGCCGCACCTGCGTTCTGCAGCGATGACGGGACGCCGGGCGCGAGTATTGGGGACAGTATCGCGATCAACGGATGCTGCTTGACGGTCGTCGAGATCGAGGCGGAGCGGTTTTCATTCGAAGCCGGCGAGGAAACGCTGCAGCGAACCAATCTGGGTCAGCTCCATCCTGGGGAATCTCGCGTGAATTTAGAGCGGGCCCTCGCCGTCGGCGATCGGCTCGGCGGTCACTACGTGACAGGGCACGTTGACGCAATCGGCAAATTGACCCAGCGGACGGACGATCCGCCTTGGTCCCACTTAAAATTCAGCATCCCTGGCCAATATATCCACCAAATCGTCGCCAAGGGCAGCATCACAGTCGACGGCATCAGCCTGACCGTTGTCGATGTGGGGGATGCTGACGACGCTTACTTCACCGTCGCTCTGATTCCTCACACCCTCGCCGCCACTACCTTGGGGCACTGTATCGTCGGCGATACGGTAAACCTAGAAACTGATATCCTTGCTAAATACGTGCAGCGCAGCCTGCAACAACGCGGAAACTAA
- a CDS encoding DUF5060 domain-containing protein produces the protein MTKRLQANGTRLFSCSIFILGISLLLSGVAIAAEATVSGELRQWHKITLTLDGPHASEDGDVNPFLDYRMQVTFQHAASGLTYVVPGYFAADGDAANTSATSGNRWRAHLAPDHPGKWTYEVSFREGADIGISDVDSAGSPVPAVDGLSGTLQIQETNKSGRDFRSKGRLNYVGKHHLQFAGSGEFFLKAGADAPENFLAYEDFDGDFKSDGHKDNLVKDWAPHVQDWMPGDPSWQDGKGKGIIGAVNYLASQGLNAFSFLTLNIDGDDRNVFPYTNYDERARIDCSRMDQWEIVFAHGTHRGMHLHFKTQEAENVNLLDDGNMGPQRKLYYREIIARFAHHLALNWNLGEEVGLGHKVSTQKKTDWAEYFWTHDPYQHPIVIHNGNNHFDLLGDASALTGFSLQTNRADFSQVHGATLNYIRRSDEAGKPWVVACDEPGDAQHSLVPDTEDPTRDNARKNALWGNIMAGGAGVEWYFGYKHAHSDLTCEDYRVRQKMWEQSRIAIDFFTEHEIPFWNMKNADSKIDDKNAYCLCDPGTLYIVFAKKANSATLDLSDVTGTFEVQWFNPRDGGPLLTGSTQIVQGGGKVSLGNPPSDPGHDWLAVVRRSESSGKDHSQVSEKGSPENTWVLRAVINFEAVASDPFVPSYKDSVRRALAINAAKYQSQFAAAETEFKGDAGVYDLVLTSLTETDGESTYRIFVAEKKIDEVQNPESVRDYEAIQHRFDAVSLKPGDTIRIEFNSASNGKVPEGDAYAFSRGRWRSLTILVPGANAPANN, from the coding sequence ATGACAAAACGGCTTCAGGCAAACGGAACGCGACTTTTCAGTTGCAGTATTTTTATCCTGGGAATTTCGTTACTGCTGTCGGGCGTCGCAATTGCGGCCGAAGCGACGGTCAGCGGGGAGCTGAGGCAGTGGCACAAGATCACGCTCACGCTCGACGGGCCGCACGCCTCCGAAGATGGTGACGTGAATCCATTCCTCGACTACCGCATGCAGGTAACGTTTCAACATGCTGCGTCAGGACTGACCTACGTCGTGCCTGGTTACTTCGCCGCCGATGGCGATGCTGCCAATACCTCGGCGACCTCGGGCAATCGATGGCGAGCTCATCTCGCACCCGATCACCCCGGCAAGTGGACGTACGAAGTTTCATTCCGAGAAGGCGCCGATATCGGTATCTCGGATGTCGACAGCGCGGGATCGCCCGTACCTGCTGTCGACGGTTTGAGTGGCACCTTGCAGATTCAAGAAACCAACAAATCGGGACGAGATTTTCGCAGCAAAGGGCGGCTGAACTATGTCGGCAAGCATCATCTGCAATTCGCTGGGAGCGGTGAGTTCTTTCTGAAAGCCGGAGCGGACGCTCCTGAAAATTTTCTTGCCTACGAAGACTTTGATGGCGATTTTAAATCCGATGGTCACAAAGACAATCTGGTCAAGGACTGGGCACCCCATGTCCAAGACTGGATGCCTGGTGATCCAAGCTGGCAGGACGGTAAAGGTAAGGGAATCATTGGCGCAGTCAATTATCTCGCCTCCCAAGGGCTAAATGCATTCTCATTCCTCACCCTCAATATCGACGGCGATGATCGAAATGTGTTCCCCTACACCAACTATGATGAGCGCGCAAGAATCGACTGTTCACGGATGGATCAATGGGAAATTGTCTTTGCCCATGGAACCCATCGAGGCATGCACCTGCACTTCAAGACTCAGGAAGCCGAGAACGTCAATCTGCTCGATGACGGCAACATGGGCCCCCAGCGAAAGTTGTACTATCGCGAAATCATCGCCCGCTTCGCCCACCATCTCGCGCTCAACTGGAACCTGGGCGAAGAGGTTGGCTTGGGTCACAAAGTATCCACACAAAAGAAAACGGATTGGGCAGAATACTTTTGGACCCACGATCCTTATCAACACCCCATCGTGATACATAACGGGAACAATCACTTTGATCTACTCGGAGACGCCTCGGCACTCACGGGCTTCTCTCTCCAGACCAATCGAGCTGATTTCAGTCAAGTGCATGGCGCCACCCTGAACTACATTCGCCGCTCTGACGAAGCAGGGAAACCGTGGGTGGTGGCATGCGATGAGCCTGGCGATGCCCAGCACTCCTTAGTTCCCGACACGGAGGACCCGACTCGTGATAACGCGCGGAAAAATGCACTTTGGGGGAACATCATGGCTGGCGGTGCCGGCGTGGAATGGTACTTCGGATACAAACACGCGCACAGCGATCTGACTTGTGAAGACTATCGCGTGCGTCAGAAGATGTGGGAACAAAGCCGAATTGCGATCGATTTCTTCACGGAACACGAGATCCCGTTCTGGAATATGAAAAATGCCGACAGCAAGATTGACGATAAAAATGCCTACTGCCTCTGCGATCCCGGGACGCTCTACATCGTGTTCGCTAAGAAGGCGAATTCAGCGACGCTCGATCTCTCGGATGTCACAGGAACCTTCGAGGTTCAGTGGTTCAATCCACGTGACGGTGGCCCGCTGCTAACTGGATCCACCCAGATCGTGCAGGGGGGCGGCAAGGTTTCGCTCGGCAATCCGCCGAGCGATCCAGGACACGATTGGTTAGCCGTGGTACGCCGTAGCGAATCCAGTGGCAAAGATCATTCTCAAGTAAGCGAGAAAGGCTCCCCGGAGAACACATGGGTATTGCGCGCCGTGATCAATTTTGAGGCCGTCGCCTCGGACCCATTCGTGCCGAGCTACAAAGATAGCGTCCGCAGAGCATTAGCAATCAATGCAGCCAAATATCAAAGTCAATTTGCCGCAGCAGAGACCGAATTTAAAGGGGATGCGGGCGTCTACGATTTGGTACTGACGTCACTCACCGAGACTGACGGTGAATCCACCTATCGGATCTTCGTTGCAGAAAAAAAGATCGATGAGGTTCAAAACCCGGAGTCTGTTCGTGACTATGAGGCAATTCAACATCGCTTCGATGCTGTGTCATTGAAACCCGGGGACACGATTCGTATCGAGTTCAACTCGGCCTCCAATGGCAAGGTACCAGAGGGCGATGCATACGCTTTCTCGCGTGGACGATGGCGATCACTGACCATTCTTGTCCCTGGTGCGAACGCGCCCGCCAACAACTAG
- a CDS encoding sigma-70 family RNA polymerase sigma factor encodes MDSRSFQAFLSITENRSRILAMIVTMVQDFDVAEDLFQETVIEILNSEEQFDPTRSFTPWACGIAKNVVRQHWRRQKQTPSSGLDEMISDLAMVSTEGDDDLWHREQKALRSCFQKLPSRMQQLLLLRYGHNIKGRELAESVACRPGSIRTTLARLRGQLRHCIQAKTAEKMVKANL; translated from the coding sequence GTGGACAGTCGCTCATTTCAGGCATTCCTAAGTATTACTGAGAACCGATCTCGGATTCTGGCGATGATTGTGACCATGGTCCAGGACTTTGACGTTGCGGAGGATTTATTTCAGGAAACCGTGATCGAAATACTCAACAGCGAAGAGCAGTTTGATCCGACAAGGAGTTTTACGCCCTGGGCCTGTGGGATCGCCAAGAATGTTGTGAGGCAACATTGGCGGCGCCAAAAACAAACTCCCTCCAGCGGGCTCGATGAGATGATTTCCGACTTGGCGATGGTCAGTACCGAGGGCGACGATGATCTGTGGCATCGGGAGCAGAAGGCGCTGCGAAGTTGTTTTCAGAAGTTGCCCAGCCGCATGCAGCAACTTTTGCTGTTGCGTTACGGTCATAACATCAAGGGCCGAGAATTGGCTGAGTCCGTCGCCTGTCGCCCCGGTTCGATTCGGACGACGCTGGCGAGATTGCGCGGACAACTGCGTCATTGCATTCAGGCCAAGACAGCCGAGAAAATGGTAAAGGCGAATCTGTAA